A genomic segment from Candidatus Viadribacter manganicus encodes:
- a CDS encoding ligase-associated DNA damage response DEXH box helicase, whose product MAPLRLRYISGVDARVPILPPPFVEWFAARGWAPRAHQLELVSRARAGLSTLLIAPTGAGKTLAGFLPSLIELAPRKAEGARRPHKLHTLYVSPLKALTTDVARNLSTPASEMQLGVRIETRTGDTPSSKRQRQRAHPPDILLTTPEQLSLLIASEHARVFFEDLQAVVIDEIHALAPTKRGDLLALALARLQRWAPSHRRIGLSATVADEEGLAQWLLGANRPNKDVIVRAPPGAKPVIDVLDSDARIPWSGHTARHAIPEIYETIKKTKLALVFVNTRAQAEMTFQELWRVNEDSLPIALHHGSLDVAQRRKVEAAMAEGKLRAVVCTSTLDLGIDWGDVDLVIQIGAPKGCARLVQRIGRANHRYNEPSRALLAPSNRFEVLECRAAQDAVEEGALDGESKRIGGLDCLAQHIMGCACGEPFEENALYAEVASTAPYADLKRSQFDRTVDLVATGGYALRSYDRYRRIVQDPHSNLWRVRNPSVAQQHRMNVGAIVESEMLDVRLAHRAGGRPRPGTPRKSGEGLAPLVAGRRLGQIEEYFIEGLTPGDTFLFAGEILRLLGVRDTEALVVRAGDQESPKIPSYAGGKFPLSTFLAGRVRHMLHDAKRHKALPPQVREWIKMQKRRSVVPAPDEILVETFPRANKHYLVCYPFEGRLAQQTLGVLITRRLERLGKNPIGFLASEYAMAVWGLEPMGDVDFAQLFDEDMLGDDLESWLGESTLMKSTFSKCAVIAGMIDRNVPGAQRKTGRQVTFSSDLIYEVLKQYEPDHILLQAAFADAGEGYLDIKRLGDLLRRVKGKIVHRDLPHVSPFAAPVMLEMGKVGVRGGADEAVLEDAASLIAEAMS is encoded by the coding sequence ATGGCGCCGCTCAGATTGCGCTACATATCGGGGGTGGACGCCCGCGTACCGATCTTGCCGCCGCCATTCGTCGAATGGTTCGCCGCGCGCGGCTGGGCCCCGCGCGCCCATCAATTGGAATTGGTGTCACGCGCGCGGGCGGGGCTTTCCACATTACTGATCGCCCCGACCGGCGCCGGCAAAACTCTGGCCGGATTTCTGCCAAGCCTCATCGAGCTTGCGCCTCGGAAGGCTGAGGGCGCGCGACGGCCCCACAAATTGCACACGCTTTATGTCTCGCCGCTCAAGGCGCTGACCACCGACGTTGCGCGCAATCTCAGCACGCCCGCCAGTGAAATGCAGCTCGGCGTCCGCATCGAAACTCGCACTGGCGACACGCCTTCGTCGAAGCGTCAACGCCAGCGCGCCCATCCGCCGGACATTCTGCTCACAACGCCCGAGCAACTCTCTCTACTGATCGCCTCCGAACACGCGCGCGTCTTCTTCGAAGACCTGCAAGCCGTCGTCATCGATGAAATCCACGCGCTAGCGCCAACCAAGCGCGGTGATCTATTGGCGCTCGCACTCGCGCGCCTGCAGCGCTGGGCGCCAAGTCATCGCCGCATCGGCCTCAGCGCGACAGTCGCCGATGAGGAGGGCCTCGCTCAATGGCTTCTCGGTGCAAATCGACCAAATAAAGACGTCATCGTTCGCGCGCCGCCCGGGGCAAAGCCCGTCATCGATGTGCTCGATTCCGATGCTCGCATCCCGTGGTCCGGCCACACCGCGCGCCACGCCATCCCTGAAATCTACGAAACCATCAAAAAGACCAAACTCGCGCTCGTCTTCGTGAACACCCGCGCGCAAGCGGAGATGACGTTCCAAGAGCTCTGGCGCGTCAACGAAGATTCGCTGCCGATTGCGTTGCATCACGGCTCTCTCGATGTCGCCCAGCGCCGCAAGGTCGAAGCCGCCATGGCCGAAGGCAAGCTTCGCGCCGTGGTTTGCACCTCAACGCTTGATCTGGGTATCGATTGGGGCGATGTCGATCTCGTCATCCAGATCGGCGCCCCAAAAGGTTGCGCACGCCTTGTGCAACGCATCGGACGCGCCAATCACCGTTACAACGAGCCGTCGCGGGCGCTGCTCGCGCCAAGCAATCGCTTCGAGGTGCTGGAATGCCGCGCCGCGCAGGATGCGGTCGAGGAGGGCGCGCTCGACGGCGAATCCAAACGCATCGGCGGTCTAGATTGCCTAGCCCAGCACATCATGGGCTGCGCGTGCGGCGAACCTTTTGAGGAAAACGCGCTCTACGCAGAGGTCGCCAGCACAGCGCCGTACGCTGATCTCAAGCGCTCCCAGTTTGATCGCACCGTCGATCTGGTCGCGACCGGCGGCTATGCGCTTCGCAGTTATGATCGCTATCGCCGTATCGTGCAGGACCCGCACTCGAACTTATGGCGCGTGCGCAATCCTTCAGTCGCGCAGCAGCACCGGATGAACGTCGGCGCGATTGTCGAATCCGAAATGCTCGACGTACGATTGGCCCATCGCGCAGGCGGCCGTCCCCGTCCTGGCACGCCGCGAAAAAGTGGCGAAGGCTTAGCGCCGCTCGTTGCGGGCAGGCGCCTCGGTCAAATCGAAGAATATTTCATCGAGGGCCTCACTCCCGGCGATACCTTCCTGTTTGCTGGCGAAATTCTGCGCCTTCTCGGCGTGCGCGATACCGAAGCCTTGGTCGTGCGCGCGGGCGATCAAGAGAGCCCCAAGATTCCGTCCTATGCGGGCGGCAAGTTTCCGCTCTCCACCTTCCTCGCAGGCCGCGTGCGGCACATGCTGCACGATGCCAAGCGCCACAAAGCGTTGCCGCCGCAGGTGCGCGAGTGGATCAAGATGCAAAAGCGCCGCTCGGTCGTCCCGGCGCCTGACGAGATACTGGTCGAGACGTTCCCACGCGCCAACAAACATTATCTCGTTTGCTATCCGTTCGAGGGCCGCCTCGCTCAGCAAACGCTCGGCGTCCTGATCACGCGTCGTCTGGAGCGCCTCGGCAAAAACCCGATTGGCTTTCTCGCCAGTGAATACGCCATGGCGGTTTGGGGATTGGAGCCGATGGGCGATGTTGATTTCGCCCAACTCTTCGACGAAGACATGCTCGGCGACGACCTCGAAAGCTGGCTCGGTGAATCCACTCTGATGAAGTCGACCTTCAGCAAGTGCGCCGTCATCGCTGGAATGATCGATCGCAACGTCCCCGGCGCGCAACGCAAAACCGGACGCCAGGTCACGTTCTCATCCGATCTCATCTACGAGGTTCTGAAACAGTACGAGCCCGACCACATCCTGCTTCAAGCCGCATTCGCGGATGCGGGCGAGGGCTATCTCGACATCAAGCGCCTCGGCGATCTGCTGCGCCGGGTCAAAGGCAAGATCGTCCACCGGGACTTGCCGCACGTCTCGCCGTTCGCCGCGCCGGTGATGCTCGAAATGGGAAAAGTCGGCGTGCGCGGCGGCGCTGACGAAGCCGTACTCGAAGACGCCGCCAGTCTTATCGCCGAGGCGATGAGCTAA
- a CDS encoding response regulator — MQGVDHFDPSGLTALVLDDNHYDRGISVDQLRAMGFGRVIGASNTMEAWEAVKHSNPNVILMDWLTGGGGDGLEFARRVRKSEETPNRAVAMFMLTTRGSAADVELARRAGIDGYMRKPVSVFALQQRVKTVINNPQPFVVTSSYVGPCRRRRRPDLNYLGPLRRLDDVAPEQLVKGDSEELDLKANLARARVAALEAASRDLIPGDANKARLVYRAVQDLVEVGEKIGDPTLVLGAREMARYLQAQGATDRLDPEVVRTHVSALHQIAHLPHALCEERQQVASSLKRMVDKKLRQANAA; from the coding sequence ATGCAGGGGGTAGATCACTTCGATCCGTCCGGCCTCACTGCGCTCGTCCTGGACGATAATCACTACGATCGCGGCATTTCCGTCGACCAATTGCGCGCGATGGGCTTTGGCCGCGTGATCGGCGCATCCAACACGATGGAAGCCTGGGAAGCGGTAAAGCACTCCAATCCGAATGTGATCTTGATGGATTGGCTGACAGGGGGCGGCGGCGATGGGCTGGAGTTCGCGCGGCGCGTTCGCAAGAGCGAAGAAACACCCAATCGCGCCGTGGCCATGTTCATGTTGACAACACGCGGATCCGCCGCCGATGTCGAACTGGCGCGGCGCGCGGGCATCGACGGCTATATGCGCAAACCGGTTTCGGTTTTCGCGCTACAGCAGCGGGTAAAGACCGTCATCAACAACCCGCAGCCCTTCGTGGTGACCTCAAGCTATGTTGGCCCATGCCGGCGCCGGCGCAGACCCGATCTCAACTATCTCGGTCCGCTTCGCCGCCTAGATGACGTCGCGCCCGAGCAATTGGTCAAAGGCGATAGCGAAGAACTTGATCTGAAGGCCAACCTCGCCCGCGCGCGCGTCGCAGCGCTTGAAGCAGCTTCAAGGGATCTCATTCCCGGTGACGCCAACAAGGCGCGGCTTGTGTATCGTGCGGTGCAGGATCTCGTTGAAGTCGGCGAAAAGATCGGTGATCCGACTTTGGTGCTCGGCGCGCGGGAGATGGCGCGTTACCTCCAAGCGCAAGGCGCAACAGACCGGCTCGATCCAGAAGTCGTGCGCACGCACGTGTCGGCACTGCACCAGATCGCTCACCTCCCCCACG
- a CDS encoding DUF3429 domain-containing protein yields MSVRPPILPRAALRLGFLGLAPLAVSALISLSEHASTARLGAIGFSLYAAVLLSFLGGVRCGFEIMRAPENPNGLRLLFSALPALSGWALAALVVYITPVLGAAAMFAGLFALQAMWDYRSARDAGAPAWYPVLRQVLTGGAMIICMIIPLATALHRF; encoded by the coding sequence GTGAGCGTCAGACCACCTATCCTTCCGCGCGCGGCGCTTCGTCTGGGATTTTTAGGCCTCGCACCGCTCGCCGTTTCAGCGCTGATCTCGCTCTCGGAACACGCAAGCACAGCGCGCTTGGGGGCCATCGGCTTCTCACTTTACGCAGCGGTGCTTCTGTCTTTTCTCGGCGGCGTGCGCTGTGGGTTTGAAATCATGCGCGCGCCGGAAAATCCGAACGGCTTACGGTTGTTGTTCAGCGCGCTGCCTGCCCTCTCCGGTTGGGCGCTTGCGGCCCTGGTTGTGTATATAACGCCAGTGCTGGGCGCGGCGGCGATGTTCGCTGGGCTCTTTGCGCTGCAGGCGATGTGGGATTATCGCAGCGCGCGCGATGCCGGCGCGCCGGCGTGGTATCCTGTGTTGCGGCAAGTGCTGACGGGCGGCGCGATGATCATCTGCATGATCATTCCGTTGGCGACGGCGTTGCACCGGTTTTAG
- a CDS encoding TIGR02186 family protein — protein sequence MKRLLATLALVMFAGAPASAQQQPGSDVADDLPAGVAEEQITVSSTYGGSFITVFGVNPDRRGRGDIVVVLRGPNEPATVLQKRRAFGLWVNGDPVRFSEAPAFFAVLSNRPLRDIASPESIWRYQLDPAASAQLASAVPAGGDPSAYRAALVRLRYEQGLYQWYSRRPQEGVRGGLTAYQGGLFRAVVRLPANAPIAQYHADTYLFRDGRLISRQRIPIVISRVGVERTIHDLATNVSWLYGIVTVLLALLAGWGAAVVFRRP from the coding sequence ATGAAGCGCCTCCTCGCAACTCTTGCTTTGGTGATGTTCGCGGGCGCGCCAGCCTCGGCGCAGCAACAGCCCGGCTCTGACGTTGCTGACGATTTGCCAGCCGGCGTTGCCGAAGAGCAGATCACGGTGAGCTCCACGTATGGCGGCTCATTCATCACCGTGTTCGGCGTCAATCCGGATCGGCGCGGACGCGGGGACATCGTCGTCGTGCTGCGTGGGCCGAATGAGCCGGCGACGGTGCTGCAAAAGCGGCGTGCGTTTGGATTGTGGGTAAACGGCGATCCGGTGCGCTTCAGCGAAGCACCGGCCTTCTTCGCAGTGCTGAGCAATCGGCCGCTGCGCGATATTGCAAGCCCTGAATCGATTTGGCGCTATCAGCTCGATCCCGCCGCTTCTGCGCAGCTTGCGAGTGCTGTGCCTGCAGGCGGCGATCCTTCGGCCTACCGCGCAGCGTTAGTGCGGCTGCGCTATGAGCAAGGGCTCTATCAATGGTACTCGCGGCGACCGCAAGAAGGCGTTCGCGGCGGGCTTACGGCGTATCAAGGCGGGCTCTTCCGCGCGGTGGTGCGTTTGCCGGCGAATGCGCCCATCGCGCAATATCACGCCGACACCTATCTTTTTCGCGATGGCCGCTTGATCTCGCGACAGCGCATTCCGATCGTGATTTCACGCGTCGGCGTCGAACGCACGATCCATGATCTCGCCACAAACGTGTCCTGGCTCTACGGCATTGTGACGGTGCTGCTCGCACTGTTGGCGGGCTGGGGCGCGGCCGTGGTATTCCGCCGTCCGTGA
- a CDS encoding alkyl/aryl-sulfatase, which yields MRSIWAAVIFAFALTGAASAQVSEATRAANAAFAQTLPWADREDEDFANRGFVVANDAQQIRTADGNVAWDFSVYNFLHGDAPDSVNPSLWRHAQLLARAGLFRVTDRVYQIRGFDVSNMTIVIGDTGLIIIDPLSSSETAAAGLALARRTIGDRPVRAVIYTHSHLDHFGGVRGVVPAGEEAGVEIIAPDGFMEHAVTENVIAGNAMSRRAQYQFGAGLVPGPEGQMTSGIGIAVSAGTFTLIPPTRTITHTGETLTIDGVRIEFQLTPDTEAPAEMNFFFPDLGVLCIAENATASMHNILTPRGALVRDAKAWADYLTEALRLYGDRTQIMVNSHAWPRFGGDRVRDFIASHRDAYKYLHDQTVRLMNAGYTDREIAEQVRLPEALSARWFNHGYYGTMMHNSRAVYQRYMGWYDANPANLNPLPPAEEGERFVRAMGGPDRVLAEGQRAFDEGDYRWAARVLNHLVFAAPDNTAARQLLARTHRQMAYQAESAIWRNMYLVAARELEQGPPTRSQPTQSADLVAATPTSYILDLLAVRLNPERLGARRYAFNLVFPERNERFAVTIANGVLVHERDQTVAAAPTITSPRAVFLQAMATQGMARAVLSGQIRIQGNRRSLEGLGEVFDNPEPNFPIVTP from the coding sequence ATGCGTTCGATTTGGGCTGCTGTGATCTTTGCGTTCGCGCTGACTGGCGCGGCCAGTGCCCAGGTGAGCGAGGCAACGCGCGCCGCCAACGCCGCTTTCGCGCAAACCCTGCCTTGGGCTGATCGCGAGGACGAAGACTTCGCCAATCGCGGCTTCGTCGTCGCCAATGATGCGCAACAAATCCGCACCGCTGACGGCAACGTCGCCTGGGATTTCTCAGTCTACAATTTCCTCCACGGCGATGCGCCCGACAGCGTCAACCCAAGCCTCTGGCGCCATGCGCAATTGCTCGCCCGCGCAGGCCTCTTCCGCGTCACCGACCGCGTCTACCAAATCCGTGGCTTCGATGTGTCGAACATGACGATCGTCATCGGCGACACCGGCCTTATCATCATCGATCCGCTCTCGAGCTCTGAGACCGCCGCCGCGGGTCTCGCCCTTGCACGCCGTACAATTGGCGATCGGCCCGTTCGCGCCGTCATCTACACCCACTCGCACCTCGATCACTTCGGCGGTGTGCGCGGCGTCGTTCCGGCGGGCGAAGAGGCTGGTGTTGAGATCATCGCACCCGATGGTTTCATGGAGCACGCGGTGACTGAGAACGTCATCGCCGGCAACGCCATGAGCCGTCGCGCACAATATCAATTCGGCGCAGGCCTGGTTCCTGGTCCAGAAGGGCAGATGACCTCCGGCATCGGCATTGCGGTGTCCGCTGGAACTTTCACGCTCATCCCGCCAACCCGCACCATCACCCACACTGGCGAGACGCTCACCATCGACGGCGTTCGCATCGAATTCCAACTGACGCCCGATACCGAAGCACCGGCGGAAATGAACTTCTTCTTTCCCGACCTTGGCGTGCTCTGCATCGCCGAGAACGCCACCGCCTCGATGCACAACATCCTCACACCGCGCGGTGCGTTGGTGCGCGACGCAAAGGCCTGGGCCGACTATCTCACCGAAGCGCTGCGCCTTTACGGCGATCGCACACAGATCATGGTCAACAGTCATGCTTGGCCGCGTTTCGGTGGCGATCGCGTGCGTGACTTCATCGCCAGTCATCGCGACGCTTACAAATATCTCCACGATCAAACCGTGCGCCTGATGAATGCCGGCTACACCGATCGTGAAATTGCCGAACAGGTGCGCCTGCCCGAAGCGCTCTCCGCGCGCTGGTTCAATCACGGCTATTACGGCACGATGATGCACAATTCGCGCGCCGTGTATCAGCGTTACATGGGCTGGTACGACGCCAATCCCGCCAACCTCAATCCGCTTCCGCCCGCCGAAGAGGGCGAACGTTTCGTGCGCGCCATGGGCGGCCCCGATCGTGTTCTAGCCGAAGGTCAGCGCGCGTTCGATGAAGGCGATTATCGCTGGGCCGCGCGCGTCCTGAACCATCTCGTGTTCGCCGCGCCCGACAACACCGCCGCTCGCCAGCTCCTCGCGCGGACGCACCGCCAAATGGCCTACCAGGCCGAGAGCGCGATCTGGCGCAACATGTACCTCGTCGCCGCGCGTGAATTGGAGCAGGGACCTCCCACGCGAAGCCAGCCGACGCAAAGCGCCGATCTCGTCGCGGCGACGCCCACGAGTTACATTCTCGATCTTCTCGCCGTGCGTCTCAATCCTGAGCGCCTAGGGGCGCGTCGCTATGCGTTCAACCTTGTTTTCCCGGAACGCAACGAGCGCTTTGCTGTCACCATCGCCAATGGCGTACTCGTCCATGAGCGCGACCAAACCGTCGCTGCCGCGCCAACCATCACCTCGCCGCGTGCGGTATTCCTGCAAGCGATGGCGACCCAAGGCATGGCCCGCGCTGTGTTGTCCGGACAAATCCGCATACAGGGAAACAGAAGATCCCTTGAAGGTCTGGGCGAGGTGTTCGACAACCCCGAACCGAATTTCCCCATCGTCACGCCCTGA
- a CDS encoding sulfite exporter TauE/SafE family protein — protein MLIYLPIAEMPVAVLLILLVSGAVGFVSGMVGVGGGFIMTPALLFLGVPAPVAVATGASQIAATSFSGIMTRTRRKSVDWRMGLLLSIGGVVGSAGGVALFERLLRLGQLDLIVSVLYLILLSGVGFLMVRESYQFWRGRPTKSVSVLRRPVKSIAHNLPFRIRFPRSGLYISVLPPLGIGFAIGALSAIMGIGGGFILIPAMIYLLRMPTNVVIGTSQFQVLVIASLIVVLQSIATQTVDLVLALLLMAGGVVGAQIGARVGAGLKAEYVRGILGALLMAASIKFLLDLVIPPEEAYVLGAGMW, from the coding sequence ATTTTGATCTACCTGCCGATCGCCGAAATGCCGGTGGCCGTGCTGCTTATCTTGTTGGTGAGCGGCGCCGTTGGCTTTGTGTCCGGCATGGTGGGTGTCGGCGGCGGCTTCATCATGACTCCGGCGCTTTTGTTCTTGGGCGTGCCGGCGCCGGTTGCGGTTGCGACAGGCGCGAGCCAGATCGCAGCGACGTCTTTCTCCGGCATCATGACGCGCACGCGGCGCAAGTCCGTCGATTGGCGCATGGGGCTTTTGCTTTCGATTGGCGGCGTAGTTGGCAGCGCGGGCGGCGTGGCGCTGTTCGAGCGGCTGCTCCGGTTGGGGCAGCTCGATCTCATCGTCTCGGTGCTCTACTTGATCCTACTCTCGGGCGTCGGCTTCCTGATGGTGCGCGAGAGTTATCAATTCTGGCGCGGCAGACCGACGAAGAGCGTCTCCGTGTTGCGGCGCCCGGTCAAAAGCATCGCGCACAACCTGCCCTTTCGTATCCGCTTTCCGCGCTCGGGACTTTACATCAGCGTGTTGCCGCCGCTCGGCATCGGGTTCGCCATCGGCGCGCTCTCTGCGATCATGGGCATTGGCGGCGGCTTCATCCTGATCCCGGCGATGATCTATCTGCTGCGTATGCCGACCAACGTCGTCATCGGGACGTCGCAGTTTCAAGTGCTGGTGATCGCTTCGCTGATCGTGGTGCTGCAATCGATCGCGACGCAGACAGTCGATCTGGTGTTGGCGCTGTTGCTGATGGCGGGCGGCGTTGTTGGGGCTCAGATTGGCGCGCGTGTGGGCGCGGGCCTGAAGGCCGAGTACGTGCGCGGCATTCTGGGGGCGCTCCTAATGGCTGCGAGCATCAAATTCCTGCTCGATCTCGTGATCCCACCGGAAGAAGCTTATGTGCTCGGCGCGGGGATGTGGTGA
- the pdeM gene encoding ligase-associated DNA damage response endonuclease PdeM, with the protein MAIVGATVEMRLGDTLIAALPDGALWVAESKTLIVSDLHLEKGSSYALRGQMLPPYDTHAALMKLTDMMLRLQPEIIVSLGDSFHDGGGPARMDARDRELLRLLMSRCDWVWVEGNHDGRAPEALGGAIHDVLHLGSLVLRHHPTESEAPGEIAGHLHPCAKVTGRGRSVRRRCFATDGARLVMPAFGAFTGGLNVCDEAFAHIFPNGATALVLGKDRVLPAPNERLIGD; encoded by the coding sequence ATGGCGATCGTTGGCGCGACGGTGGAGATGCGACTTGGCGATACGTTGATCGCGGCGCTGCCGGACGGTGCGCTCTGGGTCGCTGAGTCAAAAACCCTGATCGTCTCCGATCTTCATTTGGAGAAAGGCTCATCTTACGCGCTGCGCGGCCAGATGTTGCCCCCGTACGATACGCACGCCGCGCTGATGAAGCTCACAGATATGATGCTGCGCCTGCAGCCTGAGATTATCGTCTCGCTCGGCGATAGCTTTCACGACGGCGGCGGGCCCGCGCGCATGGACGCTCGCGACCGCGAACTCCTGCGCTTGCTGATGTCGCGCTGCGACTGGGTCTGGGTCGAAGGCAATCACGATGGCCGCGCCCCCGAAGCACTCGGCGGCGCAATCCATGACGTGCTGCACTTGGGCTCTCTGGTCCTGCGCCACCACCCAACAGAGTCCGAAGCACCCGGCGAAATTGCAGGCCACTTGCATCCATGCGCGAAGGTCACTGGTCGTGGCCGCAGCGTCCGCCGCCGTTGCTTCGCCACCGACGGCGCACGTTTGGTCATGCCAGCCTTTGGCGCGTTCACCGGCGGGCTCAATGTCTGCGACGAAGCCTTCGCCCACATCTTTCCAAACGGCGCAACTGCGCTCGTCCTCGGCAAAGATCGGGTGCTGCCCGCGCCGAACGAAAGATTGATTGGTGACTAA